The following coding sequences lie in one Anoplolepis gracilipes chromosome 4, ASM4749672v1, whole genome shotgun sequence genomic window:
- the Ttll12 gene encoding tubulin--tyrosine ligase-like protein 12 isoform X2, protein MDGTDLFNIFLQIHKPQLQSYGIPQLFWENLYKKLKNQIFDSGLVFQLAKVEYENEEKHVTEPMWKLIVSAKSGISIKDPNNIYLIDHAWTYDISSARQNLTQVPNLLDRMCLLMGLDIEAEEQEKIESVMREMWRYNQSYSFNYGAIEERMPIWYIMDEVGSAINHSDEPNFRAMPFLHMPEGIIYTLLFPIKDVDAGDEVTRDFVEGQTKDPQKRRALLLPWVNSTFEDENFEQIEPDVNYFLVGHVCENLPETMDKLKADTSKKLKVFSHYDNVINYLTDPAFEITDNEEEANILWLMSHYKMYKELSLSSPHIFINQFPYENVLTIKDLLSIICRRKATDKLYDSDTLETYPAWLPTTYNLSTELVQFVAYFTQRVDKNLENHWICKPWNLARGLDTHITNNLYHILRLPCTGPKIAQKYIAQPVLYNRPNINQVKFDIRYVILLKSVKPLRAYAYANFFLRFANLPFALNNFDVYEQHFTVMNYTEENELFHLKCADFIVEWENQYPDYPWKTYVEPKILFVLRQVFEAAIAQPPPKGIAENPQSRSVYAADLMLEWMNSEMQPKLLEINFTPDCQRACEYYPDFYNDIFKCLFLDIDNPEIFHTLD, encoded by the coding sequence tggatggtacagatttatttaatatatttcttcaaatacACAAGCCACAACTTCAATCTTATGGTATTCCACAATTATTCTGGGAAAAtctgtacaaaaaattaaagaatcaaATTTTTGATAGCGGTCTTGTCTTCCAATTAGCAAAGGTAGAATATGAGAATGAAGAAAAACATGTTACAGAACCAATGTGGAAACTAATTGTATCTGCGAAAAGTGGCATTTCTATAAAAGAtccgaataatatttatctgatTGATCATGCATGGACTTACGATATTAGTAGTGCTCGACAAAATTTAACCCAAGTACCTAATCTGCTTGATCGTATGTGTTTGTTGATGGGTCTAGATATTGAAGCTGAGGAAcaggaaaaaattgaaagtgtTATGAGAGAAATGTGGCGATACAATCAGtcatattcatttaattatggAGCAATAGAAGAGAGAATGCCAATATGGTACATTATGGATGAAGTCGGATCAGCGATAAATCATAGTGATGAACCAAATTTTAGAGCAATGCCTTTTTTGCACATGCCTGAAGGTATAATTTATACGCTTTTGTTTCCTATAAAAGATGTTGATGCAGGGGATGAAGTTACAAGAGATTTTGTAGAGGGTCAGACAAAAGATCCTCAAAAGAGACGTGCATTATTATTGCCTTGGGTCAACAGCACTTTTGaagatgaaaattttgaaCAGATTGAGCcagatgtaaattattttttagtaggTCACGTTTGTGAAAACTTACCAGAGACGATGGATAAATTAAAGGCTGATactagtaaaaaattaaaggtttTTTCACATtatgataatgtaattaattatttgacagATCCAGCATTTGAAATTACTGATAATGAAGAAGAGGCGAACATACTGTGGCTTATGTCTCactacaaaatgtataaagaattGAGTCTTTCTTCGCctcacatttttataaaccAATTTCCATACGAAAATGTTTTGACGATAAAGGATCTCTTGTCGATTATATGTAGAAGAAAAGCGACAGATAAGTTGTACGATTCAGATACTCTTGAAACTTATCCAGCATGGTTACCGACGACATATAATTTGAGCACTGAATTGGTACAGTTTGTTGCTTATTTTACACAACGAGTAGATAAGAATTTGGAAAATCATTGGATTTGCAAACCATGGAATCTGGCGAGAGGCTTGGATACTCACATCACAAACAACCTTTATCATATTCTGAGATTACCTTGCACAGGGCCTAAAATCGCGCAGAAATATATCGCGCAACCAGTTTTATACAACAGACCGAATATCAACCAAGTGAAATTCGATATAAGATACGTTATATTGCTCAAATCAGTAAAGCCACTACGAGCGTACGCTTATGCAAACTTTTTCCTGCGTTTCGCAAATCTACCGTTTGCGTTGAACAATTTTGACGTATATGAGCAACATTTCACCGTCATGAATTATACTGAGGAGAATGAGCTGTTTCACTTAAAATGCGCAGATTTCATCGTGGAATGGGAAAATCAGTATCCCGACTATCCATGGAAAACCTACGTTGAACCAAagattctttttgttttacgACAGGTTTTCGAAGCCGCAATCGCGCAACCGCCGCCAAAAGGAATCGCTGAAAATCCGCAAAGTAGAAGCGTGTATGCCGCCGACTTGATGCTGGAATGGATGAATTCCGAAATGCAGCCCAAATTgttggaaataaattttacgccCGATTGCCAGAGAGCATGCGAATATTATCCAGATTTCTACAATGATATCTTTAAATGCCTGTTCTTGGATATTGATAATCCAGAAATCTTTCATACATTAGATTGA
- the Ttll12 gene encoding tubulin--tyrosine ligase-like protein 12 isoform X1, giving the protein MRNLLIYFYIMDGTDLFNIFLQIHKPQLQSYGIPQLFWENLYKKLKNQIFDSGLVFQLAKVEYENEEKHVTEPMWKLIVSAKSGISIKDPNNIYLIDHAWTYDISSARQNLTQVPNLLDRMCLLMGLDIEAEEQEKIESVMREMWRYNQSYSFNYGAIEERMPIWYIMDEVGSAINHSDEPNFRAMPFLHMPEGIIYTLLFPIKDVDAGDEVTRDFVEGQTKDPQKRRALLLPWVNSTFEDENFEQIEPDVNYFLVGHVCENLPETMDKLKADTSKKLKVFSHYDNVINYLTDPAFEITDNEEEANILWLMSHYKMYKELSLSSPHIFINQFPYENVLTIKDLLSIICRRKATDKLYDSDTLETYPAWLPTTYNLSTELVQFVAYFTQRVDKNLENHWICKPWNLARGLDTHITNNLYHILRLPCTGPKIAQKYIAQPVLYNRPNINQVKFDIRYVILLKSVKPLRAYAYANFFLRFANLPFALNNFDVYEQHFTVMNYTEENELFHLKCADFIVEWENQYPDYPWKTYVEPKILFVLRQVFEAAIAQPPPKGIAENPQSRSVYAADLMLEWMNSEMQPKLLEINFTPDCQRACEYYPDFYNDIFKCLFLDIDNPEIFHTLD; this is encoded by the coding sequence tggatggtacagatttatttaatatatttcttcaaatacACAAGCCACAACTTCAATCTTATGGTATTCCACAATTATTCTGGGAAAAtctgtacaaaaaattaaagaatcaaATTTTTGATAGCGGTCTTGTCTTCCAATTAGCAAAGGTAGAATATGAGAATGAAGAAAAACATGTTACAGAACCAATGTGGAAACTAATTGTATCTGCGAAAAGTGGCATTTCTATAAAAGAtccgaataatatttatctgatTGATCATGCATGGACTTACGATATTAGTAGTGCTCGACAAAATTTAACCCAAGTACCTAATCTGCTTGATCGTATGTGTTTGTTGATGGGTCTAGATATTGAAGCTGAGGAAcaggaaaaaattgaaagtgtTATGAGAGAAATGTGGCGATACAATCAGtcatattcatttaattatggAGCAATAGAAGAGAGAATGCCAATATGGTACATTATGGATGAAGTCGGATCAGCGATAAATCATAGTGATGAACCAAATTTTAGAGCAATGCCTTTTTTGCACATGCCTGAAGGTATAATTTATACGCTTTTGTTTCCTATAAAAGATGTTGATGCAGGGGATGAAGTTACAAGAGATTTTGTAGAGGGTCAGACAAAAGATCCTCAAAAGAGACGTGCATTATTATTGCCTTGGGTCAACAGCACTTTTGaagatgaaaattttgaaCAGATTGAGCcagatgtaaattattttttagtaggTCACGTTTGTGAAAACTTACCAGAGACGATGGATAAATTAAAGGCTGATactagtaaaaaattaaaggtttTTTCACATtatgataatgtaattaattatttgacagATCCAGCATTTGAAATTACTGATAATGAAGAAGAGGCGAACATACTGTGGCTTATGTCTCactacaaaatgtataaagaattGAGTCTTTCTTCGCctcacatttttataaaccAATTTCCATACGAAAATGTTTTGACGATAAAGGATCTCTTGTCGATTATATGTAGAAGAAAAGCGACAGATAAGTTGTACGATTCAGATACTCTTGAAACTTATCCAGCATGGTTACCGACGACATATAATTTGAGCACTGAATTGGTACAGTTTGTTGCTTATTTTACACAACGAGTAGATAAGAATTTGGAAAATCATTGGATTTGCAAACCATGGAATCTGGCGAGAGGCTTGGATACTCACATCACAAACAACCTTTATCATATTCTGAGATTACCTTGCACAGGGCCTAAAATCGCGCAGAAATATATCGCGCAACCAGTTTTATACAACAGACCGAATATCAACCAAGTGAAATTCGATATAAGATACGTTATATTGCTCAAATCAGTAAAGCCACTACGAGCGTACGCTTATGCAAACTTTTTCCTGCGTTTCGCAAATCTACCGTTTGCGTTGAACAATTTTGACGTATATGAGCAACATTTCACCGTCATGAATTATACTGAGGAGAATGAGCTGTTTCACTTAAAATGCGCAGATTTCATCGTGGAATGGGAAAATCAGTATCCCGACTATCCATGGAAAACCTACGTTGAACCAAagattctttttgttttacgACAGGTTTTCGAAGCCGCAATCGCGCAACCGCCGCCAAAAGGAATCGCTGAAAATCCGCAAAGTAGAAGCGTGTATGCCGCCGACTTGATGCTGGAATGGATGAATTCCGAAATGCAGCCCAAATTgttggaaataaattttacgccCGATTGCCAGAGAGCATGCGAATATTATCCAGATTTCTACAATGATATCTTTAAATGCCTGTTCTTGGATATTGATAATCCAGAAATCTTTCATACATTAGATTGA